A genomic segment from Bacteroidia bacterium encodes:
- a CDS encoding CotH kinase family protein gives MKSRFLFLVLLLFAAGTGIRAQQYNNDGDTLFGSDFIHEIRFNFYHPAFYDSLTASYVNDTYYVCNMVFDGVAFDSIGLKFKGNSSYNNPSVKKSMKVDLDYIISAQDLDDINKFNLGNGFKDPTYMREKIMSDLCVKNGIPAPRVTYAKVYYNNTLWGFFTLTEEVNKDFVDGWFDDKKGNLFKGDPSGDLKWINNSPSSYYSKYELKTNETQNDWTDLVQLIDKINNTTLTDLRDSLDNHFNTALFFRSWAACNVFANLDSYIGSGHNYFIYHDSLDYRWQFILYDMNEAFGVFAQMMTISQLENLSPLYLSSPSNRPVCNRLLQDPASLQQLMYEICDFIQPDKFSNSNLDPKIDSLANRIRTDVYADPNKLYSNQNFEDNQIMNLNIVGPGGGNFPGLKSFITNRRNSLITSLAAYGCFLGMQDEDVEQKFLLAPNPSAGQLTIRSAEELIQSVEISSISGQTVYRLTDIQQREASLDLAALPAGVYYLRINTQWVQKLVITR, from the coding sequence ATGAAATCACGTTTTCTTTTTCTCGTTCTTCTCCTGTTCGCGGCGGGAACCGGTATCCGCGCGCAGCAGTATAATAATGATGGGGATACGCTCTTTGGATCTGATTTTATCCATGAGATCCGTTTTAATTTCTATCATCCGGCCTTTTACGACTCTCTTACGGCATCCTATGTGAACGACACCTATTACGTTTGCAATATGGTCTTCGACGGCGTAGCCTTTGATTCCATCGGACTCAAATTCAAAGGAAATTCTTCATACAACAATCCCAGCGTGAAGAAATCAATGAAAGTGGATCTGGACTATATCATCAGCGCCCAGGATCTGGACGACATTAATAAATTCAACCTCGGAAATGGCTTCAAGGATCCTACCTATATGAGGGAGAAGATCATGTCTGACCTGTGCGTGAAAAACGGAATTCCTGCCCCTCGTGTAACGTATGCCAAAGTCTATTACAATAACACCCTTTGGGGTTTCTTTACGCTGACAGAGGAGGTGAATAAGGATTTTGTGGACGGTTGGTTCGATGATAAAAAAGGTAACCTTTTCAAGGGTGATCCCAGCGGAGACCTGAAATGGATCAACAATAGCCCTTCTTCGTACTATTCAAAATATGAACTAAAAACCAATGAGACACAGAACGACTGGACCGATCTGGTGCAGCTCATTGATAAAATCAATAACACAACACTTACTGACCTGAGAGATTCCCTGGATAATCATTTCAATACGGCACTCTTTTTCCGTTCGTGGGCGGCTTGCAACGTTTTTGCCAATCTGGATTCATACATCGGCAGCGGACATAACTATTTTATCTACCATGATTCCCTGGATTACCGCTGGCAATTCATCCTGTATGATATGAATGAAGCATTTGGTGTTTTTGCACAAATGATGACCATCTCACAGCTGGAGAACCTCAGTCCGTTATACCTCAGCAGTCCCAGTAACCGTCCGGTCTGCAACCGGCTCCTGCAGGATCCGGCCAGTCTTCAACAACTGATGTATGAGATATGTGATTTTATCCAGCCGGATAAATTCAGTAATTCAAATCTGGATCCGAAAATCGACAGCCTGGCGAACCGCATCAGGACGGATGTGTATGCGGATCCGAATAAATTATACTCCAATCAGAATTTTGAAGATAATCAGATTATGAACCTTAATATTGTCGGCCCAGGTGGAGGAAATTTTCCGGGACTCAAGTCCTTTATCACTAACCGGCGCAATTCCCTCATCACTTCGCTGGCGGCCTATGGTTGTTTCCTGGGTATGCAGGATGAGGACGTTGAACAAAAATTTCTGCTCGCTCCCAATCCTTCTGCCGGGCAGCTTACGATCCGATCTGCAGAAGAGCTCATTCAATCTGTAGAGATAAGCTCCATCAGCGGTCAAACTGTTTACCGGCTAACGGACATTCAACAGCGGGAGGCCTCACTTGATCTGGCTGCACTCCCCGCCGGGGTTTATTACTTGAGAATAAACACTCAATGGGTTCAAAAATTGGTGATTACGAGATAA
- a CDS encoding SOS response-associated peptidase, translating to MCYTVKQLQDRVERKALRDRLMNHGSQTAISFHAVNAFVHPGLRVITGEDGGTLRTMQWGLIPSWCRDRRQATEISDMTPNARSETIFDKPSFRSVSSRRCILPVDGFYEWRDYQGKKYPYYIFPAQGETFSLGCIWDSWVDKETGEIRDTFSIVTTAANPVMNQIHNSKKRMPLILPEASEKEWLDTLTGKEDLQNMMKPCPHHMLQFHSVSRRITSRTENPNVPEVSEPFIYPELPAVTV from the coding sequence ATGTGCTACACTGTTAAACAACTGCAGGACCGCGTGGAGCGTAAGGCGCTGAGGGACCGACTGATGAATCACGGATCCCAAACCGCTATCAGCTTTCACGCCGTGAATGCCTTCGTTCATCCCGGTCTCCGCGTTATTACCGGAGAAGACGGCGGTACCCTGCGCACCATGCAATGGGGGCTTATCCCTTCATGGTGCCGTGATCGCAGGCAGGCAACAGAGATCAGCGACATGACACCGAATGCCCGCTCCGAAACGATATTTGATAAACCCTCCTTCCGGTCTGTCTCCTCTCGCAGGTGTATCCTTCCCGTGGATGGATTTTATGAATGGCGGGATTACCAAGGGAAAAAATATCCCTATTATATTTTTCCCGCGCAGGGAGAAACATTCAGTCTTGGCTGTATTTGGGATTCATGGGTGGATAAAGAAACCGGAGAGATACGCGATACCTTTTCCATCGTTACAACCGCCGCTAACCCGGTTATGAATCAGATCCACAACAGCAAGAAAAGAATGCCACTGATTCTGCCGGAAGCAAGTGAGAAAGAATGGCTGGATACGCTAACCGGTAAGGAAGATCTGCAGAACATGATGAAACCATGCCCTCACCACATGCTTCAGTTCCATTCCGTTTCAAGGCGCATCACCAGCCGAACGGAAAATCCCAATGTACCGGAGGTGAGTGAACCGTTTATTTATCCTGAATTACCGGCAGTGACCGTGTAA
- a CDS encoding cytidine deaminase: protein MKPVELRINLKEYDSPLELPEAERELIAAAAAAGTKAYAPFSGFEVGAALRLDDGSIHTGSNQESEAFPSGLCAERTLLFHVLSNFPDRKITAMAIVCRSEKDRIRTPQTPCGACRQILLEAETRSGSPLPLILRGEEGPVWILASASLLMPWPFRLEH from the coding sequence ATGAAACCGGTGGAACTCCGCATTAACTTAAAGGAATACGATTCTCCCCTGGAACTGCCGGAGGCGGAGCGGGAACTCATCGCCGCCGCTGCAGCAGCCGGAACAAAAGCCTACGCGCCCTTTTCCGGCTTTGAAGTAGGCGCCGCGCTCCGGCTTGATGATGGAAGCATTCACACCGGCAGCAATCAGGAAAGCGAAGCATTTCCCAGCGGACTTTGCGCCGAACGTACCTTACTTTTTCATGTGCTTTCAAATTTTCCCGATCGAAAAATCACTGCGATGGCCATCGTGTGCCGCTCTGAAAAAGACCGGATAAGAACACCACAAACTCCTTGCGGCGCCTGCCGGCAAATCCTTCTGGAAGCGGAAACACGCAGCGGCAGTCCACTGCCATTGATTCTTCGCGGAGAAGAAGGTCCCGTCTGGATTCTGGCAAGTGCCTCATTATTAATGCCCTGGCCATTTCGCCTGGAACATTAA
- the pdhA gene encoding pyruvate dehydrogenase (acetyl-transferring) E1 component subunit alpha, with translation MGKVAEKKASSTSGFPKETYLWWYENMLLMRRFEEKAGQLYIQQKIRGFCHLYIGQEAVAAGSETAIRKSDKIITAYRDHGLPITRGMNPDLLMAELFAKSTGCSKGKGGSMHIFDKANNFYGGHGIVGGQIPLGAGIAFADKYNGKDDITLCLMGDGAVRQGALHEAFNMAMLWKLPVIFMIENNNYAMGTSVERTSNVHDLFKLGLAYAMPSFQVDGMSCESVHSAVKEAADRARKGEGPTLLEIKTYRYRGHSMSDPQTYRSKDEVEEYKKVDPIELVLNTLKKNKWINDSEVEAMEEKVKTIVERSVRFAENSPFPEPEELYKDVYTQVDYPFIKD, from the coding sequence ATGGGAAAAGTGGCTGAGAAAAAAGCTTCTTCAACATCCGGCTTCCCTAAGGAAACCTATTTATGGTGGTATGAGAATATGCTGCTCATGCGGCGCTTCGAGGAGAAGGCCGGACAGCTGTACATTCAGCAGAAGATCCGCGGATTCTGTCATCTTTACATCGGTCAGGAAGCCGTGGCTGCCGGTTCTGAAACTGCCATCCGGAAATCCGATAAGATTATAACTGCATACCGCGACCATGGCCTTCCCATCACACGAGGAATGAACCCCGATCTGCTCATGGCTGAATTATTCGCAAAGTCCACCGGCTGTTCAAAAGGCAAGGGTGGATCCATGCACATCTTTGACAAAGCGAATAACTTCTACGGCGGTCATGGGATTGTAGGAGGACAAATTCCCCTGGGAGCAGGAATTGCCTTTGCAGATAAATACAACGGAAAAGATGACATTACTCTTTGTCTGATGGGCGACGGTGCGGTAAGGCAAGGTGCCCTGCATGAAGCCTTCAATATGGCCATGCTTTGGAAACTTCCGGTGATCTTCATGATCGAAAATAATAATTACGCCATGGGAACATCCGTGGAAAGAACCTCTAACGTTCATGATCTGTTTAAGCTCGGCCTCGCCTATGCTATGCCTTCTTTCCAGGTAGACGGGATGAGTTGTGAATCAGTGCATAGTGCCGTGAAGGAGGCTGCGGACAGGGCACGGAAGGGAGAAGGTCCTACCCTGCTGGAAATTAAAACCTATCGTTACCGTGGACATTCCATGAGCGATCCGCAAACATACAGGAGCAAAGACGAAGTAGAAGAATACAAAAAAGTGGATCCGATCGAATTGGTACTGAACACGCTGAAGAAAAATAAATGGATAAACGACAGTGAGGTGGAAGCGATGGAAGAAAAAGTGAAGACCATCGTGGAGCGGAGTGTACGGTTTGCAGAAAATTCTCCCTTCCCTGAACCGGAGGAGCTGTACAAAGATGTATATACTCAAGTCGATTACCCTTTCATTAAAGATTAA
- a CDS encoding pyruvate dehydrogenase complex dihydrolipoamide acetyltransferase, with amino-acid sequence MAEIVRMPKLSDTMTEGTVARWIKKVGDKVKSGEILAEIDSDKATMEFESFYDGVLLHIGVEEKKGAPVDAILAIIGKEGEDISDILKAENKTVPPREEHKKVQKKEEPVSVPPVSATPSTSTPVPTHSPTRLKASPLAKKLAKEKGLILNKLKGTGDGGRITRRDIELFHHQGGSLRTVTGTESYTEESVSQMRKTIARRLAESKFSSPHFYLTMEISMDNTVEARELINDAAGVKVSYNDFVVKAAAAALRRHPKVNASWKGDVIRYYNHIHIGVAVAVDEGLLVPVIRFADAKPLTQIGAEVKEFSKRAKDKKLEPKDWEGNTFTVSNLGMYGIDEFTAIINPPDACILAVGGISQRPVVKNGQIVPGYVMKVTLSCDHRVVDGATGAAFLQTFRDLLENPVLLLGMNEI; translated from the coding sequence ATGGCCGAAATTGTTCGCATGCCCAAGCTTTCAGATACCATGACCGAGGGCACCGTTGCCCGATGGATCAAAAAGGTGGGTGATAAAGTAAAGTCAGGTGAGATTCTTGCCGAGATCGATAGTGATAAGGCCACGATGGAATTCGAATCATTTTACGACGGCGTATTGTTGCATATTGGTGTGGAAGAAAAAAAAGGTGCCCCCGTGGATGCCATATTGGCGATCATCGGAAAGGAGGGGGAGGATATTTCTGATATTCTGAAAGCGGAAAATAAAACCGTTCCGCCCAGGGAAGAACACAAGAAAGTTCAGAAAAAAGAAGAACCTGTCTCTGTACCTCCCGTTTCAGCCACTCCTTCCACCTCAACTCCGGTTCCCACCCACTCTCCCACCCGGCTCAAGGCTTCTCCTTTGGCAAAAAAGCTTGCCAAGGAAAAAGGACTGATCCTGAACAAACTCAAAGGCACCGGCGATGGAGGCCGTATCACCCGGCGGGATATTGAATTGTTCCATCATCAGGGCGGTAGTCTCCGAACGGTAACAGGAACTGAAAGTTACACGGAGGAAAGTGTGTCACAGATGCGAAAAACGATCGCGCGACGCCTTGCCGAAAGCAAATTTTCCTCTCCGCATTTTTATCTTACCATGGAGATCAGCATGGACAACACGGTGGAAGCTCGTGAACTCATCAATGATGCAGCAGGCGTTAAAGTTTCCTATAATGATTTTGTAGTGAAAGCCGCCGCTGCCGCTCTGCGGCGTCATCCCAAGGTAAACGCCTCCTGGAAAGGTGACGTAATCAGGTACTACAATCATATTCACATAGGTGTAGCCGTTGCAGTAGATGAAGGCCTGCTTGTTCCGGTAATCCGTTTCGCAGATGCGAAGCCGCTGACACAGATCGGTGCGGAAGTGAAAGAGTTTTCAAAACGTGCAAAAGATAAAAAACTGGAACCGAAAGACTGGGAAGGAAACACTTTCACCGTCTCCAATCTTGGTATGTATGGCATTGATGAATTCACAGCAATCATTAATCCGCCCGACGCTTGTATCCTCGCTGTGGGCGGTATCAGTCAGCGGCCTGTTGTGAAAAATGGTCAGATTGTTCCCGGTTATGTTATGAAAGTGACCTTGTCCTGCGATCACCGAGTGGTTGACGGTGCAACAGGTGCCGCTTTCCTGCAAACATTCCGCGATTTGCTGGAAAACCCTGTGCTGCTCTTAGGAATGAATGAGATCTAA